A part of Cottoperca gobio chromosome 4, fCotGob3.1, whole genome shotgun sequence genomic DNA contains:
- the ptger3 gene encoding prostaglandin E2 receptor EP3 subtype, whose translation MLTDGCDSLDGLQNITGEMLNFNVSKSLREGNVTKNSSCGSVSVGFPITMMITGMVGNTLALILVYISYKKKENKRKKSFLLCIGSLALTDLFGQLLTSPIVISVYRADLKWERIDSSGKLCGFFGVCMTTFGLCSLFLASAMAIERALAITNPHWYSNHMKTSVTKQTLALIWCLVLLFALLPIAGVGEYTHQWPGTWCFISTGDRKVPGNMFFAITFAVLGIFSLLVTLSCNVVTIRGLIIRCRTKSGTSQSSKQWERLTTETVIQLLGIMCVLLICWSPLLVLMLRMISNQVSSHECSSSAMASNRTSSREVQLDCNFFLTAIRLASLNQILDPWVYLLLREILLRKFCIVANAVSNCSMEEQKDTQTALDALNKQNPQDSKHLDKPQCSEVNL comes from the exons ATGCTTACGGACGGTTGTGATTCTCTTGACGGGTTGCAAAACATTACTGGAGAGATGCTGAACTTCAACGTCTCCAAGTCATTGCGCGAAGGCAATGTCACCAAGAATTCCAGTTGTGGATCTGTATCAGTTGGCTTCCCTATAACCATGATGATCACTGGCATGGTGGGCAACACATTAGCTCTTATTCTGGTGTATATCTCTtacaaaaagaaggaaaataaaaggaaaaagtcTTTCTTGCTTTGCATTGGATCGCTGGCGTTAACTGACCTGTTTGGACAGCTTTTGACAAGTCCAATAGTGATATCAGTTTACCGAGCAGATCTGAAGTGGGAGCGCATCGACTCATCGGGCAAATTGTGCGGTTTTTTCGGTGTGTGCATGACAACTTTTGGTCTGTGCTCTCTCTTCTTGGCCAGCGCCATGGCAATTGAAAGGGCTCTGGCGATAACAAATCCTCACTGGTACTCCAATCACATGAAGACAAGTGTGACAAAGCAGACTTTGGCTCTCATATGGTGTCTTGTGTTGCTCTTTGCGCTGCTGCCCATTGCAGGGGTCGGGGAATATACACACCAGTGGCCGGGCACCTGGTGCTTTATCAGCACGGGGGACAGGAAGGTCCCTGGCAATATGTTTTTCGCCATCACTTTTGCTGTACTTGGGATTTTCTCTCTGCTTGTTACACTTTCCTGCAATGTAGTGACGATCCGGGGCTTAATTATCCGGTGTAGAACAAAGTCTGGCACTTCTCAGTCTTCAAAGCAGTGGGAACGGCTCACCACGGAGACCGTCATTCAACTGTTAGGGATTATGTGCGTCCTCCTTATATGCTGGTCTCCTCTGCTG GTGCTGATGCTGAGAATGATCTCCAACCAGGTGTCCTCCCACGAGTGCAGTTCATCAGCAATGGCCTCCAATCGCACCTCGAGCCGAGAAGTCCAGTTGGACTGTAACTTTTTTCTGACAGCGATCCGCTTGGCCTCCCTCAACCAGATCCTGGACCCGTGGGTCTATCTGCTCCTCAGGGAAATCCTCCTCCGCAAGTTCTGCATCGTGGCTAATGCAGTGTCCAACTGCTCCATGGAGGAACAGAAGGACACCCAGACGGCATTGGATGCCCTCAACAAGCAGAACCCGCAAGACAGCAAACACCTTGATAAACCACAATGTAGCGAAGTCAACCTTTGA
- the zranb2 gene encoding zinc finger Ran-binding domain-containing protein 2: protein MSGKSFRVSDGDWICPDKKCGNVNFARRTSCNRCGREKTTEAKMMKAGGTEIGKTLAEKSRGLFSANDWQCKTCGNVNWARRSECNMCNTPKYAKLEERTGYGGGFNERENVEYIEREESDGEYDEFGRKKKKFRGPGSKESEKKEVPTKVVAAEEEDEEEEEEEGDLSKYKLDDDEEEDDDGDLSKYDLDASEDEDKAAKKKGSHSGSSRSGSSSRSSSSSSRSRSRSRSRSSSSSRSGSRSRSHSRSSSRSGKGSSPRKRSRSSSPERGQKRSRSRSSSGERKRKRSRSRSSERCHGQSSGSSHSGSSSKKK from the exons ATGTCGGGGAAGAGTTTTCGAGTAAGCGACGGGGACTGGATTTGTCCTGATAAAAA GTGTGGAAACGTGAACTTTGCTAGAAGAACCAGTTGTAACAGATGTGGCCGGG AGAAAACCACAGAGGCAAAGATGATGAAAGCTGGAGGAACAGAGATAGGGAAAACTCTGGCTGAGAAGAGTAGAGGCCTCTTCAGTGCAAATGATTGGCAATGCAAAAC ATGCGGCAATGTCAATTGGGCTAGAAGGTCGGAGTGCAACATGTGTAACACACCAAAATATGCCAAACTTGAAGAGAGAACAG GTTATGGTGGAGGTTTCAATGAAAGGGAGAATGTGGAATACATTGAACGAGAGGAATCTGATGGTGAATATGATGAA TTTGgtaggaaaaagaaaaagttccGTGGACCTGGctcaaaagaaagtgaaaagaaagaagtaCCAACAAAAGTTGTAgctgctgaggaggaggatgaggaagaggaagaggaagagggtgaCCTTTCCAAATACAAATTGGAT gatgatgaagaggaagatgacGATGGAGACCTCTCAAAGTACGACTTGGACGCCAGTGAAGACGAGGACAAGGCAGCTAAGAAAAAGGGCAGCCATTCGGGTTCGTCCCGTTCCGGCTCATCCTCGCGCTCCTCCAGCTCCAGTTCACGGTCGAGGTCCAG gTCCCGCTCTAGAAGCTCATCAAGTTCCAGGTCTGGATCTCGCTCGAGGTCTCACTCCAG ATCCAGTTCCAGGTCGGGAAAGGGCTCCTCTCCCCGGAAGAGGTCCCGCTCCTCCTCACCTGAGAGGGGACAGAAGCGCAGTCGCTCCAGGTCCTCATCTGGAGAGAGAAAACGGAAGCGTTCTAGATCACGTTCGTCCGAAAG GTGCCACGGCCAGTCCTCTGGATCCTCCCATTCTGGCTCCAGTTCAAAAAAGAAATAA